One Lasioglossum baleicum unplaced genomic scaffold, iyLasBale1 scaffold2547, whole genome shotgun sequence DNA window includes the following coding sequences:
- the LOC143221505 gene encoding uncharacterized protein LOC143221505: protein MIARAIERQVLRVSPAKTQAIWFHCGTKRAAPASRAPEEEEEETDDNNIRIGGTAVQIRQNMKYLGLVLEGRWTFEDHFAELAPRLERTGTALCRLLPNIGGPEERVRRLYAGAIKSMALYGASIWAEELKKNKKNCARLASVCRRLAIRVTRAYRTLSHQAATVLARLPLLDLLAGAEAMAYELGQHRRGGTPPLRPGEYEEEKKRIRRAVMEEWRERLRTPGSYRHWPVGAILPVLDEWM, encoded by the coding sequence ATGATCGCGAGGGCCATCGAACGCCAGGTGCTCCGCGTCTCGCCGGCGAAGACCCAGGCGATCTGGTTCCACTGCGGGACGAAACGGGCGGCACCGGCGTCGAGAGCaccagaagaagaggaagaggaaacaGACGACAACAACATAAGAATAGGAGGAACGGCCGTCCAGATCCGACAGAACATGAAATACCTCGGCCTCGTACTGGAAGGCCGCTGGACCTTCGAGGACCACTTCGCAGAGCTCGCCCCTCGCCTGGAAAGGACGGGAACCGCGCTGTGCCGGCTCCTCCCGAACATCGGAGGACCGGAGGAGAGGGTACGGAGACTTTACGCCGGAGCTATAAAGTCCATGGCACTTTACGGTGCGTCAATCTGGGCGGAAGAACTGAAGAAAAATAAGAAGAACTGCGCCAGACTGGCTAGCGTCTGCCGCAGGCTGGCCATAAGGGTCACGAGAGCCTACCGTACCCTCTCCCACCAGGCAGCAACCGTCCTGGCAAGACTCCCGCTACTGGACCTACTGGCGGGAGCGGAAGCCATGGCCTACGAGCTTGGTCAGCACCGAAGAGGAGGAACCCCACCGCTAAGACCGGGGGAGTATGAAGAGGAAAAGAAGAGAATCCGGCGGGCCGTGATGGAAGAATGGCGAGAAAGACTAAGAACACCGGGCAGTTATCGCCACTGGCCCGTCGGAGCCATCCTTCCGGTCTTAGACGAGTGGATGTGA